Genomic window (Vampirovibrionales bacterium):
CGGTCCATCCTACCGAGGCCAGCTCCGGGTCCGTGTAGACGGCTGCGGGCATCGCGCGCGTATCCACGCTGGCCGCCCCATCGCCCGCAATCGCGGCGGCGGCGACAAGGCCTTCGTGCGAGGCGCGATGCGCCAACAGCGGGCCGCGCGTGACATCGCCAATGGCGAAAATATGCGCCGAACGCGAGCGGCATTGCGCATCCACCGGGATAAAGCCGCGCTCATCGGTGGCGAGGCCTGCGCGCGCCAAGCCCAATGAGGCCGTATTGGGCGAGCGCCCCACCGCAACCAGCGCCTTTTCTACAGCCAGAGAAGTCGTCTGACCGGCGTCATCCAGGCAAGAAAGCGTCAGCAAGGGCCCCGATTGAGACGCATCCGGCGAAAGGCCTGCGCGAACGCCTGTCTTCAGCGAGATTTTGCGGCGCTTCAAGGCGCGTTTTAGGATTTGACGGCAATCCGGGTCTATGTCAGGCAGAATGTCTTCCAGCGCTTCGAGAACCGTGACTTGCGCGCCGAGCTTGGAAAACGCCATCGCCATTTCAAGCCCAATCACCCCGCCGCCAATGACGGCCAGCGAGGCGGGCAGCGTCGTCATCGACAGAAGATCGCGCACATCGAGCATACGTTGACCATCCACCGCCAATCCCGGCAGCGCTTGCGGGCTGGAGCCTGTGGCGATCAGGAAGTTCTCTGCATCGAGCGTCAGGACGTCGCCTTGAGCAGGGCGAACCTGCAAGCGATGGGGCGTCAGGAATTCGGCCTCGCCTTCTATCAGCGTCACGCCATGAGCGCCCAGTAACTGACGAATGCCGCCCTGAAGCTTGTGAATGACGCCATCTTTCCAGCCCATCAACCGGGCGAAATCCACCCGGGGATTGTCCACGAGAATACCCATTTTGTCGGCGCCGCGTAACCCATCCAGTATGCTCGCCGCATGAATCAGCGCCTTGGACGGAATACATCCCCAGTTCAGGCAGACGCCGCCCACGGCGTTTTTTTCAATCAGCGCCACGCGCATGCCGCGCTGGGCCAGTCGAATAGCGGCAACATAGCCGCCGGGCCCGGCGCCAATGACGCAAACTTGCCACGGGTTTTGCGAAGACTCCGTCATATTCCCGACGACCTCTCTGGCTGACGTGACGCACCGCCCTTACTCTACCCACAAGCGAGTCGCATGGCAAATTGGCTCTCCTGTTTTGTGGCGGGCGGCGCTTTTTTTCGCCGGACGCTTGGGGTAGGCTGACAGCGAAGGTCCGCGATGAAGAAGAGGCGTCGTCGCCCCCATGCCCGCCATTCAAACCTACGTCCCGCTCTACCGCAAATACCGCCCGCAGTCGTTCGCCGATCTCGTTGGGCAGGAAGCCATTGTCCAGACCCTGACCAACGCCATCGAGACCCAGAAGGTCGCGCACGCCTATTTGCTCTGCGGCCCTCGCGGCACCGGCAAGACCTCCACCGCGAGAATCCTGGCGAAATCTCTCAACTGCGCCCAGGGACCCACCGCCACCCCTTGCCAGACCTGTGACGCCTGCGTCGGCGTCACCAACGGCGCAGCCATCGACATCATTGAAATCGACGCGGCCAGCAACAACGGCGTGGAAAACGCCCGCGATTTAATCGAGAACTGCCAGTTTGCGCCGATGTCGGGTCGCTACAAGATTTACATCGTGGACGAAGTCCATATGCTCAGTACCGCCGCCTTTAACGCGCTGCTGAAAACGCTGGAAGAGCCGCCGCCCAACGTGGTATTCATCTTCGCCACGACGGAAGCCCATAAAGTCCTGCCCACGATTATCAGCCGGTGTCAGCGCTTCGATTTTTCGCGCATCACGACCGATCAGCTCATTGCGCATCTGACCCAGACGGCTGAGCGAGAGGGGATTCGCATTGCGCCCGAAGCCCTTCAGGCAATCGCCCGTCATGCGCGCGGCGGAATGCGAAACGCGCTGAGCATGCTGGATCAGGTCGGCGTCCTGT
Coding sequences:
- the lpdA gene encoding dihydrolipoyl dehydrogenase, encoding MTESSQNPWQVCVIGAGPGGYVAAIRLAQRGMRVALIEKNAVGGVCLNWGCIPSKALIHAASILDGLRGADKMGILVDNPRVDFARLMGWKDGVIHKLQGGIRQLLGAHGVTLIEGEAEFLTPHRLQVRPAQGDVLTLDAENFLIATGSSPQALPGLAVDGQRMLDVRDLLSMTTLPASLAVIGGGVIGLEMAMAFSKLGAQVTVLEALEDILPDIDPDCRQILKRALKRRKISLKTGVRAGLSPDASQSGPLLTLSCLDDAGQTTSLAVEKALVAVGRSPNTASLGLARAGLATDERGFIPVDAQCRSRSAHIFAIGDVTRGPLLAHRASHEGLVAAAAIAGDGAASVDTRAMPAAVYTDPELASVGWTEAQARAAGREVRIGSFPLQASGRALTMDAGDGLVKLIADAQTDELLGAHIAGPHAADLIAEAALAIELGASAADVAMTVHAHPTLPESLMEAAEALHHQAIHLYQKP